The sequence ATTTCTACCTTCTACGACATGGTAGACCTGCGCTCAATGGGAGCAACAATTACACACAAAATAAACTTTGGATTTCTACGTATTTGAGAGCAATGGATTCGAACAGATTGTGATGTGTCAATGGTGAGAACCAAGAAtttaccttcagatttttcaACTGCTCTAGCGTCAATTCACGCATCGGCAACTCCAACATATCATTTATCTCGAGGGTCGTTTTACGTTTCAGTGAGACATAGATGTCGAAATCATGATAGATAACTGGTACTAAGTCTTTGCTCAGCTGAACATCGAATTCAACCATGTCAGCACCATGGGCAACGGCATTTTTCAGAGAAGCAATTGTATTTTCTCGGATCACGTTGCCGTCGCTGGCCTTGAAGCTGGTTCCTGACCCACGATGACCAACATCAAGCCCAGTCCACCGCTTATTCCAATATCTGATGTAGGATTGTTCAAGATTGCAACACGACGGAAGCAAGGGAGTTATTTTCAGGTACTCGATACGCATCATTCCCAGTGGACGATGTTTACTAGCACATGTCACAGGAAGCTCCAGAATGccttcggattttttcaaaagattgGGTAAAATATAGTGGTAGCCCAAATGATAAGGCGGTTCATCCTCCTTGGAACGTGAACTGTACGTATACAGATCAACTAGATAGGCCACATTTTCTGGCTCCGCCACCGTCACATTAAACACCAGAAAGTCTTCTGGGTGGTAAGGACTTCCGAATTGGGACTGCTGCTCAAAGGTTGCATTGGCATTGCCCATCGACACCACCTCTGTAAATGCGTATGCTTGGTGTTCGGTTCCATTCTCCCGAGTATCATTCGATAGTGATTCATCCAATAGGGTCGATAGGCTTTGGGACTCTGCGTTAATACGAAGATTCATCGGTGTTATCTTAAAGCAAATAAAATGATGTTTGACGGCTGGAGAAAACCTCATCAAAGCTCTGATACTAACCTTTACATACAATAGTCGATTTTTTATTCTCTCCTTTACAGAAAAGGGATTGTCGAAGAACTTAAACTGTATTATTGTCTCGCTGGTTAACCAGCCTCTGTCCAGTTTAATCGAACCATCGATGTCCCCGAGTGTATCAATTTTCTTTCCCTCGTCGGCACTGCTGGGCATGCCGTCCTTAGGGATATTGCGTGGGTTGGTGTGAGTTTCGAAGCGTCTAACATGAACATTTTCACTTATGGGATCCATAGAGCAAATTAAGTACCGATAGAAAACTACTATGTCCTGAGGTAGGTCAATTTCCAAGTACCATATGTTTGTGGAACCTACGAATTAACGAGAAAAAGAAAAGCTTGAttagtttttaaataaattatactTAGCAATAGCATATGCATTGAGCAATTTGCACAAactcgtaggtggtacaagcctgaactattgcacaatggggaaatccgatttcaaaggtggaaaaaattgataactttcttcacgaacaacttacagcagagatcaagagcttattcgaaagggaattttgcaaagaattcagtgagtgctgtttcatggacgtggaaagcttctgtatgtagttattgagctcgttttgccctaatgccccatatatcgcgagctCCCAagctatttgtcattttatctttaagacattgttctaaaattgtgtttatctcttcactgtggatctacagaagggcactaaatatactttgttggtaaaagttggaaatttaagggattttggagTCAAATAAGCATCGATGTGCATTTTATCTGTTTTCataatgatataatgaaaataacaaataatcatataattcattaaaaatattgaattataggggatttaggggtcatacagctaatttaatgtaattttttatacaaaataggataacttttctcacgagtGACTCACAGATAatgttaagggcttattcgaaagcgaaatttccaagaaattcagtgagtgatgttttatagacatgagacacttctgtatgtagttattgagctggtttcgccccaatgtcccatacatcaaattttttcatattttggtacttttatctttcaaaaattacactgaaattctgttttcctcttcattgtagatccatacatagcgctatacatgctttgttggtaaaagttggaaatttaagggattttggggtcaaataagtattaaattgcactttacgtgaacttttcatgtattctgtaaaaattaataaaaatattattattctaccaaaatgttctacagacattgataaatgtttgcgaaacaattactaatgaagtaaatcatttcgcaagtgttttgttttgtgatttattgggtaaaacctgattttttaaatgcttttgaaaAGTGCCGATGTCAATCATTCCAAACCATACCCATTTGCACAACTAGATAAGAGTAAATATTTTAGTCGATgtgataatagataggaatagataggaaatattattttctcaTGAAGTTTCACCCAAATTCCCCTTATGAATTAATATTGCTCAATGATTCTGGGTTAAGAAATGATGGAGTAACATTGATTCAATTTGTAGATTCGTAGAACAAATATTCGTAGattgtattgaaaaaaaatccaagggttCAGGGCTCAtaacctttttttttaaataaataattgatgttttttttttcttatttgtcccaaaatgccttaaaaatcaatttttaatgtaatatatggatttttgttttttgcctttctcgtacaactaagttgtaccgaaaggctatcatttcactccaaattcgaacttttgatagaagttccggagacccatagtgttatataccattcgattcagctcgatgaactgaacaaatctcgggtacttattcaaaaggacgtatgtgattttgtaaacaaagattcatacgTCTATTTTTctaatctgatagcactcccacgcaaaccaatatcACGAACAGGTAGCCAAAGCctccccctacctgtctgtggtgattgtttgcatgggagagctatcagatctgagaaatcaacgtttgaatctttgtttagaaaatcacatacgtccttttgaataagtacccgagaaatgtctgtctgtccgtgtgtgcgtgtgtgtgtatgtgtgtgcgtgtgtgtgcacaaaatgccataaaaaacattagccaaattttcacatagaaactcttaaccgatttcttgcaacaagttgcacccGCCaaagactaaaacgctgttgatcactattaaatttcataataattgagaaatgataattgaaaattgcaaaaatagataatattaaaatagtgatgagacatagtcacatagaacaataacgtgttatgaaaaatgccttgcatctatgaatatttttaaagtttatccatGGCTtcctcccattaagagtttcatcgtactataaagatgctcgtgttgcacgcatttaggcgtaagtatgctcttcgttcagtttcatagtactatgaaattgtccgaaagtcaaaattcgaatataggaaattcgagaaacttttggcagagccatctgtcgtctactagtgtaaatttttcaccataacattagacggtgtattgcctttcttgtacatcatcgaggtgtaagcgtaaaggctacatttattacctttttgcgcgagaaaggcgccatcaccactaggtggattattctgggtttttatggtatcaatttctgttaaaaaaaaattatgacaataatatcagctattatctgtaaatatcaCAATAACCAATAGGCTGTAGATTTCGCCAAAATTGgccacacacttaattttttataccgggatctcagctaaatgttgaacttttaccgagattcgcacagccgtgccccagcaaacatgttttttgccgagattcctGTCAAAAttactgaaaatcagcaaatattttgccgaaaatcagctaacaaacgccatttttgctgaaatatcagttttttattttgctggcgcacggctgtgcggatttttgccgagctgcagaaataaaaactaagggtctgtctcatttggagaattaaacttaaaagtgacagttcgaaaattagctaataacccagtcataagaatggctggtgctacccagcaattacaataagacatcgatgcaaaatgattcgatatctgccaaaagtaatcttgctctgcgagcagggttatttgataattattgaaatgtcacttttaagtttaatttcagtttaattctccaattgagacagagccTAAGTGTGTATGTAGAGGTACAACAatgcttacaagtttttaaatcaccatatattaaccctaaatgatcattcaacgtaatatagtgcaaatgatttcttgggtattattatattttacagaatactttaaaaatttacatagatgcagtttgatgattattggaccccaaaatcccttaaatttccaactttttccaacaaaatatgctATGCGCTACAATAAAGAGGAAAACAGAATTTCAGTGTAATATTTGAAAGATAAAAgtaccaaaatatgaaaaaaattgatgtatgggacattggggcgaaaccagctcaataactacatacagaagtgtctcatgtctataaaacatcactcactgaatttcttggaaattttgctttcgaataagcccttaaccttatctgtgagtcgctcgtgagaaaagttatcctattttgtataaaaagttacattaaatgagctgtatgaccccttaatcccctataattcaatatttttaatgaattatatgattatttgttattttcattatatcattggaaaatatcaattaaattaacattattacatcatttccttgctcagaatcattgagctatattatttcataggggaatttgggcaaaaaggtaagaaaaaagagtatctcccatcacctcctatctatgatcacatcaagactcataacatatgactagtCTAGtttagttgtgctatcgggtatgttttggaaatgtttggcatcggtgctattcaaaagtttttaaaaatcgttttttactcaataaataatcaaataaaacatttgtgaaacgatttatttcattaatttttgttcggcaaacatttgtcaatatctgttcagcgctttgagacaataatatcaacacttatctgtaaatattactattttttacagaatacatgaaaattgcactttgatgcttatttgaccccaaaatcccttaaatttccaacttttaccaacaaaatatatttagtgcccttctgtggatccacagtgaagagataaacgcaattttagaacaatgtcttaaagataaaatgacaaatagtttggaaactcgcgttAGATGTTAATTTTATGCCGTTTAGAAAAAGGTGATCGGTTCAAAAAACCGAAGTATGTCACGGAAACAAGTGgttgaagaaaattttctgTCCGTCAAttttttggagttttttttttatagcgaAAGGATATATAAGTTTGGAGATTAGCTCAAAGTAGAGTTCAGTGCTTGGGTTCCAGAGAAGATGGTTGTGTTCCGGAAGCGTCAATACTCGGAAACCTCTCCAAGCGACTTTACGCATTTTACGCTTCAGCGAAAAATGACTGACTGGCGCGGTCCCTACTCAATATAAAAACCTCGGACTTTTTATGCCTCCTAAAGGCAGATCAAATTAAGAAGGAAGGAGCGATTCTTTTCGTTAAGACTGAAGATTTGGTTACTTCAATCCCGTTTTATTGTACTGAAGCGAAGAATTCAAGTCTTTCGTTGAATTCAAACATCACATGGATTTCTCTTGCAGTTCATTAAGtataatttgtttatttcattCATAGAAATGGCATAGAAATTTTACATATCACGAAGATAAAAATCACATCATCGTACTCATTTCATTAGCTCTCAatcccaatctaatccaaatcatcTGCAAATATTTATAAGTTGACATACACTTAACTGGTAAACCAAATTACGCTTCAAAGCAAGCTGCTCGTACACAATTTTAGCAATTAGGTGATATTATGATCTATTTTCTGGCTATTTTTTTGGCTGAGTCAACTAAAAATGAACTGAGGATCCAGACATGAAAAGTCGAGCCTCTCCTACTAAATTATACTTCGTCTAAATTTCGCGACTACCAATTATGAGATCCCTTTGATTCTTAGAACAATTCACCTTGTCCAACCACTTTAACGATTCATTCTACCTCCTGTTAATACAGTTTTTTCTCATACAACTCCTGCTTGCGATCCAGTTGATAGTTTTGATGTTTCGATTCGACTGGTAGTATGACTTATATTGCTTATAATAATCATTCTAGTTGTAATATTCATTATACTATTTCGCACATTTTTATATATTATTCTTATAAGAGATAATTATTTCATTATTCTTATCACGGAAACATTATTATGGGAATACACGCATATTAAATAAGTTTTAATCTACAGCaacgagacgagccagtctagggctgaaaatatcattaataaagacaaagaaaaaaaaattaaagcttTCATTATTTCAATAGAGTTTGCTTCATTTGACAATAGCTAACTACAGGGACTGATTTCCAAAATATGTTATGCAAAGGACTCGTAGAGCGATGATTTTATTCAAGATTGTCTGATAATGTAGATTTTTGTGATCAAATACGCGTAAATAgctgtttttaaattttgaataaataaaattattcagtgtTGCACCGATATAACGTTTTTCTGCCTGAGTTAGTTAcctctatttttttaaattttagtcttcttttctattttcgtaaataatgtTGTAAACAACTAACGATATTTCCACCGTCAGTTGCTTATTCAACATCATGACTGGAAATGATTTGAAAGACTTTTCCCTAAGAAATATCGTGTActgttaaccctttataaggcagtggcaactatattgccaccaacaaattatatgtttttctatttattaacaagagctctaattattttttttctatgtagtggctttattggctacctagtaatccccccgatgaatttgagccataaaaaaaattaaatgtcaatttgagaacagtttttttacgaacagatcgtaagtttcgaatggaagaaggatttccgtttataattcgttaaaaaacgacaaatatatattttttctcgttggtattaattattttgaatctcctgtgttagattatggcgtaattagcgtgaaaaaagctttgcctttctgtatatttggtttttagaTGTTAGACGAACAAATGTTAGGGAACAaaagcacaaaaaaaaactttttcacttataatgcgttttccgactCGTActcttcataaaaaaatgtaacgttatGTAAATGTTACGTAAAACCTGATTTTTAAaaaccttttatttatttttgttgttggctGTTTttccgcttgccgggcagtggcaactatattgccaccaatttttcaatgtttctgaactgtttaatgtataacaatcatacatttgagtttaataccatgtcaggattatgtcctattgttgtttttgttaatttattgtttagattcgtccgCCTTAAAAAGAGTTAACACATTATGTATCGCCAAGGCTTTACATATATTTGtgaaatatatttcaaaattatgagATTTTGTTTCATTACCTGTTTCATCATCCCAAAATTCAACAGGGGCTGATAAAATTGAGATATCACCAATGGAGCACCACACTAGCGTGATCCAAATATAGTGCATTCAACATTTTGGGGCTAAACACGATTGTTGTGTTATAAACACTCatgttattatgtatgatactgccttccgtctttttatttcatcctttcagaaatcaagaaatctatTAACTCTATTACCAGACAACTATTGGTTTTCTATCTCAGAAGACAGCataaatcaaaaaataactGCAGTTGAAGAAGGGAACTCACTCTTCCAGGACATTAAGACGTATTagaacttggtgagagaattccattgtaTATCTTTATCAatttatattgaaactatatgattataaaccataaaaaaaaaccatcagggcacccgattgaagcgatttggataggaagagtggaatcgccaacttcctattgttaacatctcgtggataaagggcgggctcttctccccatctattgggtcaatctgggaaacgagggcttaatattgtattattgattgtacgaactttcttctggaaggagattctctactcATCCCGTGGATTTTGCATAAGTgcctctgcttatggaaccaccctacccatttttggcccttcatacaggagtttgatgaaatgcattcaataatataaataggatcaaatcgtttgtcagatatgaccagtgctatcggcaggtgccttgctacaatagatggtagtatcatcatcatcatcatcatcatttagaAAAAGGTgatcggttgtcggcacccaaaaaaaacaataaaatccagatgaatccacctagcgttggtggtgcctttctcgcgcattaaaaaaagtaagaaaaacacataaaagaggtcgaaatagcgctttagggggatagattttaccttttccatcaattcatatccatttacggtcatttgaatgcattgctgcaagctttaaatttttttttcgtttttttaattttttctaaaGGGGggacgcaatgaccgatcgggcaaattttcaataggaaacaactagaccgccaGCCgtgtcgattgcaacttgtgtGTGTTgcaagtgtgtctcacatttttgtacacacacacatgcatacacacatacagacatcatctcaattcgtcgagctgagtcgattggtatacacacaaaaaaaaatcgttggtaaaagtcaaagaaacgttggtaaaattaagaaaatcagttagtgattttcagtagaaagtataggattgttaaatctacaatttcaaaaatgtcactTCGGGATGAACTTTGACAAGAGAAAtctttttaaaacaacattttccATTCAAAACTAAATGTGTATTTAGTTATTAAGGCAAGAGTTTCCTCTTAAAattaaatgtgtattttacattgaaatcaataattcactttcaaaacaataagtattgtgtgtttttatttcaattaagcgaaaataaagaataaaaaaatgaacgACGACGTAAATTTTACACAATTATTGGATGTTTATTGTTTCTTTTATGGATAGCGACTGGATGGCCGTGTTTGTTACTTAACGTTTAGTGGATCATTTCGTACCGCAGAATTGTATCGTTCCGGGAATCCATGGCTATGGACATCGAAATCGAAACCGTGGACAATGTTGCACGGTTCATGTTCAAATCGTCGAAGCACCTCGAAGTGTATGTGAGTCGTTTCGTTGATAGTCACCCATTGCATCGAGGAAATCGGTCAACGCGGGACTTTGCTGCAGTCCACTTGGCGTTTCCCATTCCAAATACTTCCGAACAATGCGCTCAGTTTCCGTCGAAGGTATCACCTTACAGCAATCTAAAAAAGGGGTTATCACAATATATTGTAGGCAAACATTTTCAAACCAAATTACCTACCTGTTCATCTCGAAGATGGTTTTCGATCCTTTCGTCCATTCCGTGGTTGATGGCGACGTATaggatcatttgaattttgatgaatttggtGCCGAAACTCCGAATAAAATAGTTCCGACAAAGAATTTTCCAATCGGTACTTTTTTTCAAGCGCGCTTTTCAATTTCTTTTTTGTCACTGACAGATAGTAGGTGGCTGCCAGTTTATATCATTATTTCCAGTCAGTGTTGCCAAAAATGCGAAATGTTGCAGTTTGGTTgattattttataaatattgttttgaaatttttcactgtgaaaatcaCAGTTCCAACCTGAGTAAAAACTTTCAAATCCATCAATTTTGCATTTCACTGCAAAGTTTTAGCAgttaaaaataccaaatttaccatacttttaaatttaaaagtagaaaatgttggaatcccaacttttttttgctctgtgtatataacactatgggtcgccgagccttctataaaaagttcggttttggagtgatcctatagcctttacgtatactttgtatacgagaatgGCAAAAACGGAAAATATTAACTGAAGGCGTTCTGTcagaaaataacaaaattaattATGTGAATGGCAATGAAATTGTTTACATTTAAGTATATtagccgttacaaatatttaaataacattatgtcctactggtctcggaaaggtcaaggggggaggggcgaggataaaaaataaatataaaaatgaaaaaaaaaattaaaaaaagtccTCGGATTTGCtaaataatgttttgaaaatcctcaaaattatccgaattttattttgttgccccctcaaaatattcttttttgGCAAAGAGAAATCCGAAAGGGGgagaaaaaattgttttaaaatatttgtatcggccttatacaTATTTAATTAAGctttcaaaaattgttattttcgctCACAACGTGGCTAATAATCTGAAATTAGTcaactttgttttgtttttatatctCCCTTGGAAAATGGGGTGCTGACAACCGAAATTAGCAAACTCTTTGAAAAGCAAAAATAAAAGACTAATTGCAAACGCTACGATTTGTCAATCTGtccatatctgttatctgtcaaaagtcaCGTCGGTCAGTGCCAGCAATCGACCACCTTCCCTTACTAATCccaagtcttcttcttcttattgagacattgccgcctcgcagcttagtgttcattcagcacttccacagttattaactgcgaggtttcttagccaagttaccatttttgcattcgtatatcatgaggctaacacgatgatacttctatgtccagggaaatcgagaccgggtatcgaacccagccaccctcagcatggtcttgctttgtagccgcgcgtcttaccgcacggctaaggactaatcccaagtaccaattccAAATCCTCCTTTTTTGCTGGACGTTTCATTCGATTGAAATTCTGACAATATATTAGAACTTCAGACGAATTCTGTTTCTTCGAAGAGATTTTAGTCGGAagtattgagattctcacgcccgaatgtgtgagtggcgataaaaggaaaacaaacactcctagatggtgctactcagcaaagtttgggtaaaaatgagtatatttccatatattttttgactacTTCGCAACCATCGTGCtgactcgatcaattttgaggttatgagcagaaggaaaacaaacatgtatttacacatgccgaattgcacatcagtgtgcgagcgttaaacgtcactcatctctatgaGGCCCTCCTTAACCCTGAGGTGAGACGcggggctacaaagcaagaccatgctgagggtgcctgggttcggtgccggtctaggcaattttcggattggaaattgtctcgacttcgtgctagcctcatgatatacgaatgcaaaaattgtaccttggcttagaaaccacgcagtcaataattgtggaagtgcttaatgcacACTAACCTGCGAGGTaataatgtcccagtgggggatgtaatgccaacgaagaagaaggtGACGAAGAAAAAAATGTAGGTCGACGAAATATTTACCCGGTGTTTCAcctggtatataacactatctccgggcctcctataaaaagtttgttttcggagcgaatatatagcctttgtAAATAGTAGAATATATAGATGTGCGAAAGCATGATTGGGTTCGTTTTTTTGACCATGTACCAGGGGCATACGACATCACACCGCTTAatattttgattgaaatcgtgacgtcatgctgtcAGGACTCTGGAGACACATTTGAcggttcgtttggagacagaggatttatcttcgctcatctattgagattctcacgcccgaatgtgtgagtggcgataaaaggaaaacaaacactcctagatggtgctactcagcaaagtttgggtaaaaatgagtatatttccatatattttttgactacTTCGCAACCATCGTGCtgactcgatcaattttgaggttatgagcagaaggaaaacaaacatgtatttacacatgccgaattgcacatcagtgtgcgagcgttaaacgtcactcatctctatatattccactatctacacgtaaaaaaataaccttatatgttatggcaaaaaaccattcgaaaatacttatactcttcattatgccacctaatgaatgatcacatatcaaaaagctaataacattcataagttaatgaaaagtataagtttcggaatgtatgtgactaatgccatgtataagttttttcttatacatatcattaagcgcctgctttggcaaaaaagtattagaaatcttaatagtaaataacattaaatttttttacgtgtatataGCCTTCACTcgtacttagtgtacgagatAGGCAAAAGCAAAAAAGTGGATCCGCAATAGAAACAGTTTCTTCATTCACGCGCATCATAATTGGAACTTTTTTTTAGGAAACTCAAAACCGACGCGTATACTTACGCAAGTTGTCATGTGCTGAAATGACTGTAGCAACCAGCACAATTGTCTCATACTGGCTTGATTGTCTGGCTTTATGGAACAGTTTTGCTTTTATTGGCAAATTACATGTCTGTCATAAAGGTGATGACGATTTTCGCGACCAAAGCAACGTGTAGTAATTTATTCGATGTTGTAGAGTTTCCCCAGTGCTTGTGAATGTAACCGTTCccaattaaaaagtaaaaacgCCTTTCAATTTGAAATAGAAGTGTGATTTATTGAACATCACGCATGAACTAATGAAATCTGATAAATGAAGTTTGCCAAAATCTGATGAATGAAGAAAAGATGCcaaaatacatttcaattaaggcgaaatatatgatATGAGGCTTTTCTCAACCATGTGGATAATTCACAAATTACGTGACGATAAATTTGGCGAGTTTGGAACTCTCCGTATcttgtaacactttttgtatgaaaggtttaattttttgtatgaattactagctttatgtaccagGCTTTGCTCGCTGAAAAGTAAATCATGCAATTCAAATGTCTAATTGCAGCACCAAACGCACATAGGCAGATAGATTGGCAGAAAGATAGATCGatacatcccaagtaacattttaagttttataacgatcATGAAAGCCATTATTTGCTCTTCAtgacttatatatatatattagagtggggcgcagttgtatggaaaaacgcaaacttcgtccgatcaagtgagatcaaggtttttctgaatcgttttgggaccccaatcaactgtgcaaaatatgggctcgattggttgcgacctcccatgccgcatcgcgtttt comes from Armigeres subalbatus isolate Guangzhou_Male chromosome 2, GZ_Asu_2, whole genome shotgun sequence and encodes:
- the LOC134211897 gene encoding glycerophosphocholine phosphodiesterase GPCPD1, producing MQRWWFLDEKNGSASSLASSSGVASKKTKPQKPPGDRRHKFRVLVTYELLKDETIAVTGNCEALGNWESEHCVQMQLEDGSTNIWYLEIDLPQDIVVFYRYLICSMDPISENVHVRRFETHTNPRNIPKDGMPSSADEGKKIDTLGDIDGSIKLDRGWLTSETIIQFKFFDNPFSVKERIKNRLLYVKITPMNLRINAESQSLSTLLDESLSNDTRENGTEHQAYAFTEVVSMGNANATFEQQSQFGSPYHPEDFLVFNVTVAEPENVAYLVDLYTYSSRSKEDEPPYHLGYHYILPNLLKKSEGILELPVTCASKHRPLGMMRIEYLKITPLLPSCCNLEQSYIRYWNKRWTGLDVGHRGSGTSFKASDGNVIRENTIASLKNAVAHGADMVEFDVQLSKDLVPVIYHDFDIYVSLKRKTTLEINDMLELPMRELTLEQLKNLKVYHVVEGRNREARFFDEDLDEHQPFPQLADALELIDSHCGFNIEIKWSQKLKDGSMESDLNFDSNLYVDCILKVVLEKAGKRRIVFSCFDADICTMLRLKQNLYPVMFLTLGVTSRYPSYHDPRCNSIEMAVRNACATELLGIVAHTEDLLRDQTQVNLATEKGLIVFCWGDDNNCKDTIKHLKSLGIHAIIYDKMDIYSDKTVKESVFLVGARESQAALLQQIDIENRHDQIVHQDFVVQGKPSKAVSADAAVQPTLSPKSVA